From the Lysobacter soyae genome, the window CGACCCTGAACCTCAAGTAATCCCCTTCTCCACGAAGTGGAGAAGGTGCCCCCGAAGGGGGCGGATGAGGCGCTTTCAAGTTCAAGAGACTAGAAGCGCCACACCCCCAACCCCTCTCACGGAGGGAGAGGGGAGGAAAAAATTTTGAAGGCCCGCGCAACGCAAGTTGCGCGACGCCATCAAAGACCGCAGGTGCGGTCGGCGCAGTTCGACGACGGGCAAGGAAGCTCGACACGGCAAGGAATCGCCGTCGAACAAAGCGAGGCTGCTTAATCCTGTCCGGTAACGGACACAACCTGCGTAGATGGTCGCCCTTCCAATATGTTTCGGGGTTCGCCTCGATTCGGAAGCCGGCACCTAGGGATGCTTGCATCCCCGACACCACGGAAGGTGTTGATTGAGCCCGCAACCGGCTGGAGCCGGATGCGGAAATTCGAAAAGAGGAATGCCAATGGCTCTTAATCTGAACCAAAAGAAAGACGTCGTCGCAGAAGTGGCTGACGTTGCCGCCAAGGCCCATTCCCTGATCGCCGCCGAATATGCTGGCACCACGGTCGAACAACTGACCGCGATGCGCAAAAAGGCCCGTGAAACCGGCGTGTACTTGAAAGTTGTCAAGAACACCCTGGCTGCACGTGCTGTGGACGGCACCGAATTCGAATGCGCCAAAGACGCATTGGTCGGTCCGCTCCTCTATGCATTTTCGTTGGAAGAGCCCGGCGCTGCCGGTCGCTTGGTCAAGGAATTCGCCAAGGGCAACGACAAGCTGCAACCGAAGTTGGTGGTCGTGGGTGGTCAATCCTACCCGGCCAGCCACGTCGAAGTGCTTGCCTCGCTTCCGACCCTCGAACAAGCCCTGGGCATGCTTGCCCGCGTCTTGGCCGAGCCGGCATCGATGTTCGCACGTGTGGTCAAGGCTGTTGCCGACCAGCAAGGTGGTGGCGATGCCGCCCCGGCTGAAGAAGCAACCGAAACCGCTGCAGCGGAATAATCCGCAACGTCTTTTAACGCGAACCGGATCTCCGGTTCTCATCCGAAACATTAATTGAAGGTACTCACAATGTCGCTTACCAACGAACAAATCGTTGACGCCATCGCCGCCAAGTCGCTGATGGAAGTCATGGAACTGGTCAAGGCCATCGAAGAAAAGTTCGGCGTCACCGCCGCTGCTCCGGTCATGATGGCCGGCCCGGCTGCCGGCCCGGCTGCTGCTGCTGAAGAACAAACCGAATTCAACGTCATCCTGAAGGCTGCCGGTGACAAGAAGGTTGAAGTCATCAAGGCAGTGCGCGCAATCACCGGTCTGGGCTTGAAGGAAGCCAAAGACATGGTCGAAGGCGCACCGCAAACCGTGAAGGAAGGCGCTTCGAAGGAAGACGCTGAAAAGATGAAGAAGGACCTGGAAGCTGCTGGCGCTCAAGTCGAGCTCAAGTAAGTTTTCATGCGCTGCCTGCAATCGTAGGTAGCCAAGCCAAGGCTGGGGGTTCGCCCCCGGCCTTTGGCCGTTTTATGAAATACGTAATAGATCTACCGCAATACACGCGATTTGGAAGTG encodes:
- the rplL gene encoding 50S ribosomal protein L7/L12; protein product: MSLTNEQIVDAIAAKSLMEVMELVKAIEEKFGVTAAAPVMMAGPAAGPAAAAEEQTEFNVILKAAGDKKVEVIKAVRAITGLGLKEAKDMVEGAPQTVKEGASKEDAEKMKKDLEAAGAQVELK
- the rplJ gene encoding 50S ribosomal protein L10; this translates as MALNLNQKKDVVAEVADVAAKAHSLIAAEYAGTTVEQLTAMRKKARETGVYLKVVKNTLAARAVDGTEFECAKDALVGPLLYAFSLEEPGAAGRLVKEFAKGNDKLQPKLVVVGGQSYPASHVEVLASLPTLEQALGMLARVLAEPASMFARVVKAVADQQGGGDAAPAEEATETAAAE